The Helianthus annuus cultivar XRQ/B chromosome 11, HanXRQr2.0-SUNRISE, whole genome shotgun sequence region CGCCGCAGGATGTTTCGGCATTACTAGGGCTACCAGAGGGCGAGACTCCGGCCTCATGGTACgccaagaacatcgccactatCAACGCAGCGTACCAGTCGTTGATTGCGCAACAAGCAGTTTTGActgcagaaccgtccttggtgaCTCCTCCAAGTCAAGGGGCGCGCCAGATGCCCCTGCCGCCCAATCTCCAAGGCAGAATAAACAGGCCTCCACCTACCAGATGTTTGAGCGTACACGACACGCGAGAcacaagaggggaaacggatagttaTTACGACTATCCGTCAAcccttcaacgaggccctgttcacagccggctcacgccgcgcaacatgaacaacgaatgtGAAGAGACAGACCCGAATGATCCAACTTGGGTAGATGACGAGGGTTCGTCAGTCTTTAACCGCTTGCCAAAAACCACGAATACTTCAAGCCGAGACAGCACATCGGGTACACAGAATAAGCTGAgagagatttccgcctggcatacagaccagcggaagctgcggaacatTCCAAGTTTATCCCAAAAATCGCACTCGCGCCGCTTTCACGAGAAAAGTTACCTCCGACTGTCGGAAAGTTCAACGGATTGACTGATCCCGACgatcacgtcagaacattcacAAGTGTaggctgcatgggaggttggaacatgcctatgtggtgtcacttgtttattcaaactcttacgggggctgctcgcgcctggtttgacagcctccCGGCAGGAAAGATTAAATCTTGGGTAGATTTCAAGACGCAGTTTTTGAGCTACTTCAGCCAACAACGACGCTACCAGCGTGACACAACTGAAGTAGAAGATATCTGGCgaagagatggtgaaggtctggaggacttcatcacccGTTTTAACAAGGAATGTTTGGAGATAGGCGGCGTTAGTGAACAACTCATGCGTTGTCATTTCAAGAAAGCCATCCGCTGTGATAGTCTCATAAGAACTatcacaggcaaagatggaaTGCCAAAAGAGTGGGATAAACTCATGGAAGCTGCCAAGATCGTCGCGCAAACCGAGGAATCACTCGCCGGCAACAAGAGTTATTACTCTGAAGATCGATTCTCCAGAGGAAACACGCGCGACAACAACAAGcgcaacaaatacaagaataACGATTGGAAGTCTGGGAGATCAAGAGGCCACGACGAGAGGCCGCGCTACAGGGAAGACGTGCGTGAAACAATTGATCGAATCAGTTACAAGAAAGCAGTCAAAGATGACAATCGTGAcaagcactggactccgctcacaaaaacgccaaaagaagtattgatgacggagaatcatgatttcaaggctcccaggcctatgacaaacaagaaggggcaagaccccaacttgtactgcgattttcaTAAAGACTCAGGGCACTTGACCGATGACTGTTATAGTTTGCGCCAAGAAATCGAGAGAGCACTTAAAAGCGGTAAACTAAGCCATTTGGTGAAGAACGTGCGCAAAGAAACTCGTCAGCTCCAGCGCCACGATGAAGGGAACCACAAGAAAGTCCGACGCctagagactcacatggtcaacggacctaGATACAGCGCGAAAGAGAAAGGCAAACGCCCCTATGAGCCTTCTTGGCAAGAGCAACAGGTCATTTTCCCGGTAGTGCGCGGCGTTCCTCGTGCCACACgacccgtcgtcattaccggTATCATCGGCCATTATGAAACAGAGTACATATTCAATGATCCGGGAAGTACAGCTGACATCATTTACGAACAGTGTTTCAACCAATTTGATGAAAAAGATaaagcgagactcgagccagtcgaTTATCCCTTGTCCggattttgcaacgagatggttttCCCACTCGGTcagatcagtttccccgtcacgctttctgacgggaaacattcaagaacaacaaatgtgaattTCATGGTGATGCCAGTGAAATCAAGGCATGATGTGTTAATTGGGAGGGAGACCCAGGGTGAGctaaacatggtgacttcaacGCCCCACTCTGCGATAGGGTTCCCAACCAAAACGGGAGTAGCAATCATCTATGCCAAAAAGGAAGTGATGTCAACTGAATAAATGCGCCCAGCAAAAGCGGCGAAGGTTTCTACGACCGAGCCCGAAAAATGGGTCTTAAACCGCAAATACCCAGAGCAAacagtgacaattggccacgccatttcgtcagacatccGAACGCGTTTAAAGCAATTGTTGTTTCGAAAtatggatatatttgcctggaccccggcagacatgaccggtgtcccgcgcaacataACCGAACATTGCTTAAACACTTACCCCTTTGTTGaaccaaaggtccaaagaaggcgcagcttGGGAGCAGACAAAACGAAAGCAATGAATGAGCAAGTATGCGAGCTGCTCAAGGCTGGGATCTTGCGGGAGGTACGATATCAGAGTTGGGTTGCGAACCCGGTGATGGTTGAAAAGTCAAACGGCGGATGGCGAATGCGCGTAGACTATaccgatctcaacaaggcatgccaaaaggattgctattccttgcctgagatcgacaAAAAGATAGACTCTCTCGCGCCATATAGATGGAAGTGCTttttggattgctacaaaggTTATCACCAAGTTCAGATGAAACtcgaagatgaagacaagacagcctttagaactgaTTTTGGAATTTTttgctacacaaagatgcctttcGGCCTGAAAAATGCTGGTGCAACATAccaacgcttgatggacaagaccttcgcaggtgacatcgcctccaaggtcctccgcgaacaaagcgcgagaccgggcagTTCCACTTACTTGAAGAgacttccatttattcgagctaatttaacctaaGTTTTTAACAACAATGCAATAATTGTAACGGGAAAGAACAAACAAAATTCATTCAATATAAAAAAGGCGCAACGGCGCAACAATGTACAGCAAAAAAGAGCAAAAAATTACAAGGCACAAAGCCTATCGACAAAGCCTATTCTAATTCGTCATGTtgatcaccatcatcatcgccatcatcatcgttcccaccatcatcaccattcccaccatcatcaccatttcCACCATCATCGCCAACTGGTTCCTCATCCGACAACTCAACAGTCACTGGTGGATCGAGAATGGTTTTGAGACGTTggcaccagtcgtctttcttTAAAGCTTCCACAACCAAATCCATTACAGGCAAAGTAAGGTTGTCATAAGCATCCTCAGCACGCGTCAGCGCAGCATTAGCCTGGTCGGTCACCGAGCAATGGCTCACATCAAACTCTTGTCCGAACATCTCCTCAACATGTTGGGCACATTCCAGATAGCCCCCTCGATGACCCACCGCGCGCGCAGCATCTGTAAGAGCAGCGACAGCGCGATCCAGCTCGCCAGCATTGAGGATAGAGTTGGCAACCTACAACGAAAACCACATATTAAAGCCAGCTAGCAAATTAAGCATGCaaaaatatgcaagtataaactTACCAGCACTACTCCACGACTGCGCATCCATTCAGCCTCAGACACAAGTGTATCAACGATTCCTTGGGCCTCCGAGTAGTTGGTCTGCGCTACATTGAGGGCGGCGGCGCTGACAGCATGCCCTCTTCAGCAGTGGCAGCCTTAACTTTTTCCGCTTCGAGGTCGATTTCTAAGGACTCGCACCTATCAATCTGGTCATTCAGGCGACGTTTAAGCTCAGCGATCTCGACGTCCTTGGCATGCAGATCCTTATCTTTGCCAGACAATTGCGCCTTCACATCGACCAATTCAACCTGAAAAGAGAAGACTTAGGCTATCTTGCAAACAACACAGAAGGGAAATAAGATGTACAAACCTCAATCTGCTGCTTCGCATCCTGTGTAGCCTGCGCATCCTCAACCTTCGCCGTAAGCTCAGCAATTTTCGCTtcaagctcaacaatcttgtTCCGAGCGGCGTAGGCACGCTCATTATCCTTCTCGCATATGCGCttgaactcggccttctccttAGCCAGTTGCTGCTCAGCAgcttaaagtttattttttaaGCCCTCGCGCCCCCACTCCTCCGCCTTCTTGTCTGCATCAAACTTGGCCTTTTCCTCATCAAAGGTGGCCTTTGACTTCTCAAAATCAGCGATACGCTTTAGCATCCGCTCGCGATAACCCTCCCAATCTGCCCGCTCCCTAACCATCGTTCGCCATTCACGAACTATCTGATAATTGGCGGCGCGAGCATTGGCCTCCCCGATCACGTAGGTCCGATACAACATCTCATGGGTCTTCGCCCTCTGCCGATTAACTTCACCAGGAGTAAAAGAGTTAAGAAACCAATCACGGCAGGGCCCAAATTCCTGGAAAGTGTCCTTTTGCTTCAAACCTCAGGGAGCTTGGTGAGGAGCACTACCGCGTTCCTCCTCAGTATAACTCTTATAATAGATATCACCGACGGTATCCTTCGCCCCAATGACATTTGGGTTATAGCCCCCAGCCCCACCAGAGCTCGCGCCGCTGGATACATACCGACCCGACCCCTTGGAAGTAACTATCTTTGATCGGTCATGGGCCTCAGCATGCGCGGGGTGGGTAGACTTGACAACTTCAGGCTCTTGCCTTCTCTCAGGACCCTTAATGACCTCAAACTCCTGAACATTGACAGGCTTTTCCGTAGCCTTCTTCTCTTCCGCTCTCTTCTCCTCCTCAGCCTTTTTCCTCTTCTCTTCTTCAGATTTCTTATCTTCATCAACTTTTCTCTTCTTCTCTTCCTCACTCTTCTTCCTGCGCTCCCCAGCCTGCCTCTGCGCCTCAGCAGCCTTCTCGGCATCCTTCTCAGCAACGTTTTTCTCCTTAGCAGAATCAACACCAGCAGTCTGAGAAGACTTGATAGTAATCTTCGGCCTCTTCGGCTCTGGCTCAGTAAACTTAACACCCTTCTCAGGGGTTTTCTTCTTGATCTCTGCAAAAAACAAGTAATTAAACAAGTAAAATAACTAAAGGgagaaaaatcaagagcttaCCAGGAGAAAATTTATATAGAGAGCGCAGGTTGCTCGTCTTCCCAACTAAGGCAAACGCATCAGTTAGCGGCACAGCAACCACACTAGTTGTGGTCTCGCTTCTAACCCTTTTTCTGCTGACCAACTGTACAGCAGCCTCTTCTTCTTCAGCTTCCTCTTCTTCATGAACGGAAGGGGTCGCGCCAGCatcagggttacgagaacccgcgctgCCAGAGCTCCTTGAGCCACCCGCTCCAGTTTTTCTCTCAGCTGTGCGCAATAAGCCTTTAAGTGAGTCTCTTATTATCACATAATCGTTTAAGTCACTCTgtcgaaggcgaagagtacctttaaCAGCGGCAGCGGTTGCGCGACTACTACCAGCCCCCTTACTGGTCACCTCCAAATCCAAGTTAACTGTCTTCTTCTTCTTTAGGGGtttcttcttctcttctgggTCAATTctcaggtcgcgcaacacacctgcaaagatgttaTACCACGAACTTAGCTCGCCGTTTGAAGACcctacagactcctcgctggaaagatagacaagctctttcccagcagaagtcacggAGCGCAAAGGACGAGGTTTATAGAATTGCGCACCTTCAGTCATGGTAGGCGGCGAGGCAAATGCATCAGCAACAGGGTACATAAAATTGCCTCTAATTTGTTCGTACCAGCTCTCCTCATCCTCGCGCAGCGGGCGCAGGCCCATAGACCCACCAAACGTAGCGAATGCCGCTTGATATAGTTGCGCCTCTACACGTCCAAATAACATAAGTAACAATAAAACAAACACTTGAAACAAAGAAAGGAAGAAAATCACTGACCTTGATCGCCAATCTTCAAGACAGGCACCTCTTTGCTGTCtggtgaccactggtcactcatccGTGCGGCCACCAACACATTTTCCCCAAATACCCGATTCGGGGTAGGGGTTAATTGTTGATAACACAATGCTTGCTTGGGGATTGGAAGATCTTCCTTCAACACGGGCTCAGTCCAGTCTCTGAAAGGCATGGCAATCGGAAGCACCTCTTCCCGAATGAAGAAGAATTTGGGTTTCCAGTCGTGGAAGCTCTTTGGGGGGTTTAACAAGATCTTCTTTGCAGCACCACGActggcaaaggagaagaaacctATCGTCCGTTGCAGTTGGTAGAAGGCACGGAACTTCTCGACAGTTGGCTCGATGCCATGAGATCGGCATAAAAACTTAAAGTGACGAACCCTAACCATCCCAGGAGGGCTCATCTGAGAAAGATGGAAATTGTAATGGTGCAATATACTCCTCATGAAGTTCGTCGCCGGTAACCTAAAGTTACCTTAAAGAAAAAACTCTTCATACAATGTGATGTAACCCGGCGGTGCATCGGCTGCAGTCTGGCCCTGAGCCGGGTACCGagcatcccactccggtggaaaCCGAAAACTCCGAACAATTTGTTCAAACAGTCCAAGATCCCACTTGAGAACGGGAACAGGACCCTCCTCTGTAGAAACAGCCTCCTGATGCTCCTCAGTCATCGTAATGAAAGTTGTAAGTTtctgaaaaacttgaagatttgaagaaaaatcttgaagatttgaagaatcacttgaagatttgaagaaaatcttgaagatttgaagaaaatcttgaagatttgaagaatcACTTGAAGATCTGAAGAAaatcttgaagatttgaagaaaaccttgaagattcaaagagagatAACGCGAGGAAATTGGAAAGCAAAGAAGATAAGTGAGAACCTCTCACat contains the following coding sequences:
- the LOC118484267 gene encoding uncharacterized protein LOC118484267, with amino-acid sequence MRSRGVVLVANSILNAGELDRAVAALTDAARAVGHRGGYLECAQHVEEMFGQEFDVSHCSVTDQANAALTRAEDAYDNLTLPVMDLVVEALKKDDWCQRLKTILDPPVTVELSDEEPVGDDGGNGDDGGNGDDGGNDDDGDDDGDQHDELE